CCCGGCGGCGAACGGTCGCACGAGGTGATCAACCTGGGCACCGGGAACGGCACCACCGTGCGGGAGTTCGTCACCGCGTTCAACGCGGTCAGCGACCGGCCTCTGCGGGTACGGGAGACCGGGCCCCGGCCGGGCGACTCGGCCGGCTCCTACACCCGTACCGGCCGGTCCCGCCGGCTGCTGGACTGGAAGCCGGAGCTGACCCTGGAGGACGGCATCCGGCACTCGCTGGAGTGGGCCGCCCGACGGGACAGCGTGCTTCCCCCCGCCTGAGTCGTAGCGAAAGGAAGGGCACCTTGTTAACGCTATGCGTTAACAAGGTGCCCTTCCTTTCACGCGGGCTCGGGTAGGGCGCGGGTGAGGTCCGGGGTGATCAGGGTGACCTGCCAGTTGCGGGCCCCGTAACCGCGCAAGGTCTCGGCCACGACCTCCTCGGTGACCTCGTCCGGCGGCGTCCAGGCCAGCCGACGGACCGAGTCCGGGGTGATCAGGTTCTCCGGCGGCAGGTTGTGCTCGCCCGCTATCCGGGTCACCACCTCGCGGCACCGGGCCAGCCGGGCCGCCGCCGTCGGGTCACGCTCGGCCCACCGGTGCGGTGGCGGAGGTCCGTCCACCGTCGCACTCACCGGCAGCGCGTCGTCGGGCAGTGCCCTCGCCTCGGAGAGGGCTTCGAGCCAGGTCCGGGCGAGCCGGCGGACCGAGCGCCCACCGAAGCCCGGAAGCATCAGCAGGGTCCGTTCGTCCTTCGGATCCATCTCGGCCGCGGCGATGATCGCGGCGTCCGGCAGCACCCGGCCCGGCGCCGAGTCGCGACGGGACGCGATCGCGTCCCGCGCGTACCACATCGACCGGACCCGGGCCTGGGCGCGCGCGCCCCGGACCCGGTGGATGCCGGAGGTACGCCGCCACGGGTCGGCGCGCTGCCGCAGCGGCTGCGCCCCCCAGAGCACCAGGGCGGCGAACTCCTCGGCCGCCCATTCGGCCTTGTCCTGCCGCTCCAGTTCGTCGGCGAGGGCGTCGCGCAGCTCGGTGAGGAGTTCCACGTCCAGCGCGGCGTAGGTCAGCCAGGATTCCGGCAGCGGTCGACTGGACCAGTCCGCGGCCGAGTGATGTTTCTCCAGGGTGAACCCGAGCAACTGCTCGGTCAGCGCGGCGAGCCCGACCCGTTCGAAACCGGCCAGCCGGGCGGCCAGTTCGGTGTCGAAGAGCCGGCGCGGACGCAGCCCGAGGTCGGCCAGGCAGGCGAGGTCCTGGCTGGCCGCGTGGAGCACCCACTCGGTGTCCGCGAGCGCCTCGTCGAGGCTGCGGAGGTCGCCGAGCGGGAGCGGATCGATCAGCACGGTGCCAGCGCCGGCCCGGCGCAACTGCACCAGGTAGGCGCGCTGGCTGTAGCGGTAGCCGGAGGCGCGTTCGGCGTCGACGGCGACCGGGCCGGTGCCGGCGGCGAAGCGGGCGACGACATCGGCGAGGGCGGCAGGTGTAGCCACCGGCTCCGGTGTGCCGTCGCGAGGGGCGAGGAGCGGAACGGGCCCGCCAGGCGTTGGGTCGGGCCCCACGGTCTCGGGTTCCGGCGCGAGCGCCGGCAGGCTGTGCGGCTCGTTCCCTGCTTGGCTTTGCGCGGCCCGACGGCGCAGGGGTGGTTCGTCGGTCACCTGACAACCCTAGTGGTCGCTCGCATCCGCCATACGCAGCCGGGCCGGCGCGCCGGGTTGTCCGGCCGGTTGGTGCGTACATCTGTCGGAATGGACGAGTCAGACATCGGGGAAGACAAAGCTCAGCACGGCCGGTACGGTCCCTCCTTGCCGCAGATCCCCGGGCTGGTTTGCCCGATGCTGCGACTCTGGCATGAACGTCTACGGGAGGACGTCGATTTATGACCTCTGGGTATGACCCGCAGCCCGCGACCGGCTACGAGCCGGTCCCCGACGCGTCGGTGCCCGGTCCGCGACAGCCGGCCGCGGAGGTGTCCGGTCCGGCACCCGGCGCTGGTGGGCAGTGGCACTCCGCGCCCGGGTCGTCGGAGGTCGAGCACACCGGCGGCGCCCGACCCGGTCCACTGCCACCGAGGATGGAGCCGCCCCGGGGCGGACCCGGCGCGCCGCTCGCGGCGCCGGCTTCGACGTCTGGGTCGGCGCCGGTCCCGGGCCAGCCTGCGCACACCGCTGCCGCCCCGGCCCACGCACCGACGGCTCCGACCACCGGGTACGACCCGACGGCTCCGACGGCTCCGATCTCCGCGTACGACCCGACGGCTCCGACCTCCGGTTACGGTCAGGCCCCCGGGTACGGGTACGCGCCGGCTCCGGCCGGTGGTTACGGCCCACCCTCGACATCCGGGTACGGGACGCCGAACGCCGCGCTCGGCTATCCGCCCCCGCCGGACGCTGCGCCGACCCCGGTGGTGCGGCGTCGGCTCGCCTGGCCGGGGATCACCGCCCTGCTGCTGGTGCTCGCGCTGGCCGGGGTGGTCGGTTTCCAGGCGTACCAGATCGATCGGCTCGACGGTCGGCTCGGCGACGCCGACCGGCGGCTGGCCGAGGCGCAACGCGCGGACGCGGACCGGCTGGAGGGCGTCGAGGGCCGGGCGAAGGAGCTGGAGAACCGGGCGGGTCAGGCGTTCAACCCCGAAGCGATCTCCAGCGCCGTGCTGCCCAGCGTCTTCCGGGTACGCGCCGGCCAGTTCACCGGGACGGCGTTCGCCGTGGGCAAGCCGGCAACCAACGGCGGCACCAACCTGTTCACCAACTTCCACGTGGTCGAGGAACTCTGGAACGGTGGTGGGCGCCAGGTCTTCCTGGAGCGTACGGACCAGCGTTTCCCGGCCACCATCGTCAAGGTCGACAAGGCGAACGACGTCGCGCAGCTCAGCACGGACGGCACCTTCACCGGTCTGGTCGCCGCCCCGGAGGCGGTCAAGTCCGGTCAGCAGATCGTGGTGGTGGGCGCGCCCCTGGGCCTGGAGGACAGCGTGACCACCGGTGTGGTCAGCGCCTTCCGCGACAACGAGGACGGCCCCGGCAAGGTGATCCAGTTCGACGCGCCGATCAACCCGGGCAACTCCGGTGGCCCGGTGATCAACGCGGCCAAGCAGGTGGTCGGCATCGCCACCGCCAAGGCTCGCGACGCCGAGGGCATCGGTCTGGCCGTGCCGATCAAGACCGCCTGTGATGGTTTCAAGATCTGCTGAGGTACGCCCGCAGTTGCGCACCCCGCCTTACCCCCACGGAGGAACCCCCATGTCCCAGCCACCGAACGGTCCCGACGGCACCCCGCCGGTCGATCCGACCACCCCGCTGCCGCCGTTCGCCCCGCCGTTCGCCCCGCCGTTCGCCACCCCCGCGTCGCCCGGTGCCACCCCGCCACCGCCGGCCGGTGCCGGCCAGTCGGACGAGCCGCCGACGGTGGCGTACCCGGCACCGGGTGGTCACACCTACCCCGTCGGGGGCTACCCGGCACCCACCACCGGCATCCCCGCCCAGCCCGGGCTCGGTGCACCCCACCCGTACCCGGGGCAGGTCTCCGGCGTACCGGCGTCGGGTGTGCCGGTCTCCGGTGGCCCGCAGCCGTACTCGGGGGTGCCGTACCCGGGGCAGCCGATGTCCGCACCGCCCGGATCCGGCCTGCCGTACGGGGCGCCGCCGCCGGCCGCCGGCAAGCGCCGTACCGTGCTGGTCCTTTCGATCGTCGTCGCGCTCCTGTTCACGGTCGGCGCGGTGATGACCGGACTGTTCGTCACCAAGACCGGCGAACTCAACCGGACCGAGCGGGAACTCAGCTCCCAGGTGCGGGAACGGGACGAGAAGATCGGTGCGAACCAGCAGGAGATCGACCGGCTCAAGCGGGACGTACAGGCGGCCACCGACCGGGTCAAAGCGGTCGAGCAGGACCTGACCGGGACGAAGAACGACCGGGACGAGCAGGCCCGGCAGAAGGCCGTGATCGCCAACTGCCTCGACCTGTTCAGCAAGGCGATGACCGCCACCAGCGAGGCGGCCTTCCGGAAGGCGATCGACGAGGCGGACAAGGTCTGCGAGGAAGCCGACGGTTACCTCTGACCGTCGTCCCCAGCGGGCGCCGGTCGGTGCCCGTCGGAACTCCCCGCCGCCCGGCCGGGTCGTCCGCTCAGGCGGCGCCGGCCGGGCGGCGCTCGGAGAGCGCGGTGACCCCGGGCGGGGGCAGCCCGGCGGTCGAGGCCAGCAACGTGCACCAGGCGAGCAGGTGGGCGCGGAGATTGCCGCCCAGCGGCGTCCACGACGCCCGGATCTCGATGTCACCGGCGGCCGGAGGGCCGGCGAGGTCGCCGAACTTGGTCGACAGGGTCTGGGTCACGGTGCCGCCCAGCGCCCGGAAACCGGCCCCCTGGGCGTCCAGGGCGTCGGTGAGCCAGGTCCAGCCGACCGAGGGGAGCAGCGGGTCGGCGGCGAGATCGACCTCCAGGTCGGCGGTGACGTACGTGACCAGCCGCAGCGTCCCCTCCCACGCCTCGTGGCCGGCGGGGTCGTGCAGCAGGATCAGCCGCCCGGTCGCCACCTCGTCGTCGTCGCGCAGCACGGTGGCGCTCAGCGCGAAGGCGTACGGGGCGAGCCGCTGCGGGGCGCCGACCTCTTCGAGCAGGATCTCGTCCCGGGGGGCCGCCGCGCGCAACCCGGCCACCGCGCGGGTGAACGTCTCGGGGAGCACGATCGGGGCGGCCATGTCCGCAGCCTAAGCCGACCGGTGGCACGGTGGGGGATCGCCGCGCCGGCCGCGTCCGTGCTCACAAAACCGCCCGGCGCCCGCCAGCGCCGTCACCGGGCGTGGCACGATTGCGCCGATGACCACCACGATTGCTGGTAACACGAGCCAGGGCGGGCAATCTGCTCCCGCCGGTCCCGCCGACTCGCCGTTCGTCCGCGCCTGCCGACGGCTGCCGGTGCCGTACACCCCGGTCTGGTTCATGCGCCAGGCCGGCCGCTCGCTGCCGGAGTACCGGGAGTTGCGGGCCGGGGTGGCGATGCTCGAATCGTGCCGGCGCCCCGAACTGGTGCGCGAGATCACCCTGCAGCCGGTCCGCCGGCACGGGGTGGACGCCGCGGTCCTGTTCAGCGACATCGTGGTGCCGGTCGCCGTGGCCGGGGTCGACCTGGAGATCGTGCCGGGCACCGGACCGGTGGTGGCGCAGCCGGTGCGCGACGCCGCCGACGTGGACCGGATCCGGCCGATCACCGCCGATGATCTCTCCTTTGTGGACGAGGCCGTCCGGATGCTCGTCGCCGACCTGGGCGACACACCGTTGATCGGCTTCGCCGGAGCCCCGTTCACCCTCGCCAGCTACCTGATCGAGGGCGGACCGTCGCGCACCCACGCGAAGACCAAGGCCCTGATGTACGGCGCGCCGGAGGTCTGGCACGCGCTCTGCGGCCGGCTGGCCGAGATCACCGGGGAGTTCCTCCGGGTGCAGGTCGACGCCGGGGCGTCCGCGGTGCAGCTCTTCGACTCCTGGGCCGGGGCGCTCTCCGAGGCCGACTACCGGCGGTTCGTGCTCCCGCACTCGGCGAAGGTGCTCGCCGGCCTGGCCGACACGGACATACCCCGGATCCACTTCGGGGTCGGCACCGCCGAACTGCTCGGCGCGATGGGCGAGGCCGGCGCGGATGTCGTCGGGGTCGACTGGCGGACCCCGCTGGACGCCGCGACCGTACGGATCGGGCCGGACAAGGCGATCCAGGGCAACCTCGACCCGTGCGTACTCTTCGCCCCGTGGCCGGTGATCGAGGCCGAGGTACGCCGGATCCTGGCCGAGGGCGCCTCCGCCCCGGGACACGTGTTCAACCTCGGCCACGGCGTGCTGCCGGAGACCGACCCGGAGGTGCTGACCCGGGTGGTCGCGCTGGTACACGAGGCGTCAGCCCGCTGACCGGGAAGCCGCCGAACCGGGAAGCCACTGAACAGGGAAAGTCACTGATCATGGAAACGCCGAGCAGGGATACCGGACCGCGGATCGCGGTCGTGGGCGGCGGCCTCGCCGGCCTCGCCGCCGCGTTGCGGCTGCGCGAGTTGGCGCCGGCCGGCTCGGTCATCACCATCTACGAGCAGTCCGGCACGCTCGGCGGGAAACTGCGTACCGGCACCATCGCCGGCTCACCGGTCGAGTTCGGCGCCGAGGCGTTCCTGACCCGCGACCCGGCCGGTGGCGAGTCCGCCGCGGTCGCCCTGGCCCGCCGGCTCGGGCTCGACACGGAACTCGTGCACCCGGCGACGGGGCAGGCCGGGATCGCGCTCGGCGGACGGCTGCGGCCGGTGCCCGGCGGCACGCTGGTGGGCGTACCCGGGGACCTGGCCAAGGTGGCCGCGCTGGCGCGGCCGGCGGCGGACCGGGACCACGACGCCGGCCGCCCGCTGCTCGGCCCGGACGAGGATCTGGCCGTCGGCGAGCTGGTCCGGCGCCGGCTCGGCGACGAGGTGGTGGACCGGCTGGTCGACCCGATGCTCGGCGGGGTGTACGCCGGCCGCGCCGACACCCTCTCGCTCGCCACCACGATGCCCGCGCTGGCCCGCGCCGCGCGAACCCAGACCACGCTCACCGGTGCGGTCCGGGCCGCCCAGGCAGCCGCGCCCCGCGCCCCCGGCCAGCCGGTCTTCGCCACCGTGGCGGGCGGGCTGAGCCGACTCGTCACCGCCGCCGCCGAGGCGCTGGTCAGCCCCACCGGAAGCGGCCCCGAGGCCGGGCACACCAGGGTCGGCATCCGGCTCGGCGCGGCGGTCCGCGAACTGACCCGCACCCCGACCGGCTGGCGGCTGGTGATCGGCCCGACCCGGGACCCCGAGGCGGTCGAGGTGGAGGCGGTCGTCCTGGCCCTGCCGGCGCGTCCGGCCGCCCGGCTGCTCGCCAGCGTCGACGTCGGAGCCGGTGCCCTGGTCGGCCGGCTCGACTACGCCAGCGTCGCCCTGGTCACCCTGGCCCTGCCGGCGGCGGCCCTGCCCGACCTCTCCGGCTTCCTGGTGCCCGCGTCCGAGGGGACGCTGACCAAGGCGGCGACCTTCTTCACCACCAAGTGGGGCCACCTGCGCCGGCCGGACGGGCTGGCGCTGCTGCGCGCCTCGGTCGGGCGGTACGGCGAGGAGCACCTGCTCCAGCGCGACGACGCCGAGCTGACCGCGACCGTGCACCGGGAACTGGGCCAACTCCTCGCCGGCCCGGCGCTGCCGGCACCGGTGGCGAGCCACGTACAGCGCTGGGGCGGCGCGCTGCCGCAGTACACGCCGGGGCACCTGGACCGGGTCAGCGCGGCCCGGAACATGCTGCGTACGGCCCACCCGACGCTGGCGCTCGCCGGCGCCGGCTACGACGGGGTGGGAATGCCGGTCTGCGTACGCTCCGGCGAGACCGCCGCCGAAGAGATCGTCAAGGCTCTGGGAGGAACCACGGTATGAGTGCGCAGGACGGCACGGAAGCCATCGCCGAGGCGGCCGCCGCAGCGGTGGAGCAGACCAACGCGGCGCGGCTGCGGGAACTGAACGAGAGCATCCGCTACACCATGTGGTCGGTGTTCCGCGCCACCGGGCCGCTGCCGGCCGACCGGGAACGGATCGCCGCCGAGGTCGAGGCGCTCCTCGCCGACCTGGCGAGCAAGGACGTGGTGGTCCGGGGCACGTACGACGTCTCGGCGCTGCGAGCCGACGCGGACGTGCTGATCTGGTGGCACGCCGCCACCCCGGACGCGCTCCAGGAGGCGTACGGGCTGTTCCGGCGGACCGCGCTCGGCCGGCAACTGGCCCCGGTCTGGTCGCAGATGGCGCTGCACCGGCCGGCCGAGTTCAACAAGAGTCACGTGCCCGCGTTCCTGGCCGGCGAGGCGGCCCGGGACTTCGTCTGCGTCTACCCGTTCGTCCGCTCGTACGAGTGGTACCTGCTGCCCGACGCCGAGCGCCGGGAGATGCTCGCCGAGCACGGCAAGATGGCCCGCGGTTACCCCGACGTACGGGCGAACACGGTCGCCTCCTTCGCGCTCGGCGACTACGAGTGGATGCTCGCCTTCGAGGCCGACGAACTGCACCGGATCGTCGACCTGATGCGTGACCTGCGCGCCTCCCGGGCCCGCCGGCACGTCCGCGAGGAGGTCCCCTTCTACACCGGCCGCCGCCGCTCGGTCGCCGAGCTGGTCGCCAGCCTGCCGTGAACGCGACGCGGGGGCCGGGCGTGTGTCGCCCCGGCCCCCGGGTCGTCGTGGCGGATCAGGGATAGTTGACCAGGGTCGCCTCGGTGTTGGCGGAGTTCACCGTCGCACCGGCGTTGTTGATGATGTTGCGGATCGTTCCGGTGCCGCCGCCGAGCGAGACCGTGACCATGTTGTGGAACCGCACCCCGGCCTTGGTCGGAACCTCGAACGAGTGCCCCAGCACCACGCTCGGATTCGCATTGAAGAAGCAGTAGCTGCCCAGCCCCCACGCCTCGTGGGTGTTCACCGAGTCGGCCACCTTGTACGCCGCGTACCCCTGCTGCGAGCCGTTCATCCAGCTCGCCTGGTTCGGCACGTCGTACGGGATCTCGTTCTGGTAGAAGTACGTCCGGCCGCGTTCACCGTTCCAGATGGTCTGGTACTTCTGGTAGTGCTCGACGAAGAGGCCGTACATGGTGACGTCGTTGCCGTTGACGACCAGGCCGGTGTCGGCGGTGTTGACGTTCCAGCCGACGCCGTAGGTGTGGTCGCCGCGCCAGATCCACAGGTGGTCGCCGATCACGTTCGAGCTGTTCACCCGCAGGCTCACCGTGGCCTTGCCGACCGCCGCGCCGCCGACCCGGAAGAAGACGTCGTGCAGTGAGGTGGGGTTGGCCGAGTGGTTCGCCGACGAGCCGGCCGGTCCGACCTCCATCAGCACCGGCGAGTTGACCGTGCCGGCGTCGAAGAGCAGACCGGCGACCTTCACCCCGTCGACGTCGGCGACGGTCATCGCGACCACGCCGTTGTCCGGGATCAGGGTGGCCAGGCCGAGGCCGAGGACCACGGTGTCGGGCCGGGTCACCCGGAGGGTGTCGTCGAGGTGGTAGACCCCCGGGGTGAAGAGCAGGTGCTTGCCCTGGGCGAGTTGCGCGTTGATGGCGGCGGCGGTCGCCCCCGGCTTCACGATGAAGAACTGGCTGATCGGCAGGGACGATCCGGCCGGGTTGCCGGAGGCCCAGCTCGTGCCGGTCGAGTTGGACCGTACCGCCGGGACGAAGACCTGGTAGTTGCCGGCCTGGTCGATGTAGAGGAACGGCTTCTCCCGTACCACCGGGGTCTGCCCGACGGTGGTGTACGGCGGCTCGGGGAAACTGTTCGCGGGGGCGTTCACCGCGCCGACGAAGACCATGTTCCAGTTCGCGCCGGTCCAACTGCCCCACTGGGTGTTGCGGGAGAGCCACTGTTGCTGCGAACCGGAGCGGACCTGGCCGTCGATCCGGGTGTCGGCGAGCAGGCCGCCGCTGGACCAGCCGCCGTCGTCGAGTTGGAGGTTGCCGCGTACGTGCATGCGGCGGTACGGCGCGGCCTGCGAAACGGCCCAGCGGTCGGTGCCGGAGGGCGGGGTGACCGACAGGTTCTCCGCGGCGCGCCAGAAGTTGTGGGTGGCGTTGCCCTGGAACCAGTCCGCCTCGACGTGCACCCCACCGTTGATGGTGACGCTGTCCGGCAGGAAGCCGAGCCCGGCGACCTGGGTGTAGAAGCCGACGTTCACGTCGACGTGGTAACTGCCCGGCTTGAACAGCAGCGCGTAGCGGTTGTTGCCGAACTGGTTGCTCTCCTGCTGGTTGAAGACGGTGTTCAGCCGGCTCTGGATCGTCGCGCTGGACATCGACGGGTCGAAGACGGAGACGTTCGGCCCGAGGTCCACGGTGCCTCCCGGTGGTGGGGTGGGCGGCGTCGGCGTGGGGGTGCCGCCGCCGGTGGGCAGGACCCACTGTTGGTTGGGCCCACCGAAACACTCCCAGATCTGTAGCGGCGTACCGTCGGCGGAGGAGGGACCGGTGGCGTCCAGGCACTTGTTCGCCTGCGGGTTGCGCAACAGGCCGGCGCTGGCGGTCCATTGCTGTGCCCCGCTGCCGTTGCAGTCCCAGATCCGTACCCGGGCGCCGTTGGCGGTGGAGCCACTGGCCACGTCGAGGCACTTGCCGAGGGCGCGGATGGTTCCGTCGTCGCCGACGGTCCACTGTTGAGCGTTGCTGGCGTTGCAGGTGTAGAGCTGCACCTGGGTGCCGTTGGCGTTGCTCGCGGCGGCGACGTCGACGCACTTGCCGCCGTACCCGGTGATGGCGCCGGTGGTCGCGGCCTGAGCGCTGGTGACGCCGACCGCCCCGACGGCGAGTCCGACCACGACGGTGGCAAGGACGGCGACGATCCTGGGCCGGACGCGGCCCCGGGTTCTGCTGTTGGGGGTCATGGCGAGTCCGATCAGTTCACAAACTTAACAGATTGATCGAAGGCTATTGATGACCTGGTGGAAAGTCAACATATGACCGAAACGACGATGGATGACCGGAGCCGGTGCCCTGCCGCCCGAATCTGTGTAACGCCTGATCCGCTGGGTAGTCGGCGGTGGCGACGGGCCAGCCGCGTCAGGCGGTGAGATCCGCTGGAGAAGGAGTCTGGAGATGTCTCACATGTCACGCCCGGCACAACCCATGCGCGGTCACGACGGCCACGACGGCCATGACGGCGAGTTCGAGTTCTGGCGCAACCACGCCACGATCTCGCTGCAGCCGGTCGCGGCACCGTCGATTCTGGGGCTCTTCGGCTTCGCCGCCGCCACCTTCGTCGTCGCCGCCAACCTGGCCGGCTGGTACGGCTCCTCGGCCACTCCGCAGTTCATCTTCCCGTTCGCCGCCTTCCTCGGCGGCCTGGCCCAGTTCCTCGCCGGCATGTGGGCGTACCGGGCGCGGGACGGCCTGGCCACCGCGATGCACGGCATCTGGGGCGCATTCTGGCTCGCCTACGGGCTGCTCTTTCTTCTCGTCGCGCTCGGCGTGCTGACCACACCCACCCCGTTCGTGGCCCTCGGCTACTGGTTCGTGGCCATGGCCGCGATCACCTGGTCCGGTGCCTTCGCCGCGCTGGCGGTGAACCTCGGGCTCGCCGCAGTGCTCACCGCACTCGCCGCCGGTGCTACCGCCACCGCAGTCGGCCAGATCGCCGACAGCTCCGCGTGGCGTACGACCGGGGCCTGGCTTTTCATCGTCTCGGCCCTGATCGCCTGGTACGTCGCCACGGCGATGATGCTGGAGGGGACCTACCGACGGGTCATCCTGCCGCTCGGCAAGC
The Micromonospora pisi DNA segment above includes these coding regions:
- a CDS encoding DUF3000 domain-containing protein, which translates into the protein MAAPIVLPETFTRAVAGLRAAAPRDEILLEEVGAPQRLAPYAFALSATVLRDDDEVATGRLILLHDPAGHEAWEGTLRLVTYVTADLEVDLAADPLLPSVGWTWLTDALDAQGAGFRALGGTVTQTLSTKFGDLAGPPAAGDIEIRASWTPLGGNLRAHLLAWCTLLASTAGLPPPGVTALSERRPAGAA
- the hemG gene encoding protoporphyrinogen oxidase; translation: METPSRDTGPRIAVVGGGLAGLAAALRLRELAPAGSVITIYEQSGTLGGKLRTGTIAGSPVEFGAEAFLTRDPAGGESAAVALARRLGLDTELVHPATGQAGIALGGRLRPVPGGTLVGVPGDLAKVAALARPAADRDHDAGRPLLGPDEDLAVGELVRRRLGDEVVDRLVDPMLGGVYAGRADTLSLATTMPALARAARTQTTLTGAVRAAQAAAPRAPGQPVFATVAGGLSRLVTAAAEALVSPTGSGPEAGHTRVGIRLGAAVRELTRTPTGWRLVIGPTRDPEAVEVEAVVLALPARPAARLLASVDVGAGALVGRLDYASVALVTLALPAAALPDLSGFLVPASEGTLTKAATFFTTKWGHLRRPDGLALLRASVGRYGEEHLLQRDDAELTATVHRELGQLLAGPALPAPVASHVQRWGGALPQYTPGHLDRVSAARNMLRTAHPTLALAGAGYDGVGMPVCVRSGETAAEEIVKALGGTTV
- a CDS encoding ricin-type beta-trefoil lectin domain protein, producing MTPNSRTRGRVRPRIVAVLATVVVGLAVGAVGVTSAQAATTGAITGYGGKCVDVAAASNANGTQVQLYTCNASNAQQWTVGDDGTIRALGKCLDVASGSTANGARVRIWDCNGSGAQQWTASAGLLRNPQANKCLDATGPSSADGTPLQIWECFGGPNQQWVLPTGGGTPTPTPPTPPPGGTVDLGPNVSVFDPSMSSATIQSRLNTVFNQQESNQFGNNRYALLFKPGSYHVDVNVGFYTQVAGLGFLPDSVTINGGVHVEADWFQGNATHNFWRAAENLSVTPPSGTDRWAVSQAAPYRRMHVRGNLQLDDGGWSSGGLLADTRIDGQVRSGSQQQWLSRNTQWGSWTGANWNMVFVGAVNAPANSFPEPPYTTVGQTPVVREKPFLYIDQAGNYQVFVPAVRSNSTGTSWASGNPAGSSLPISQFFIVKPGATAAAINAQLAQGKHLLFTPGVYHLDDTLRVTRPDTVVLGLGLATLIPDNGVVAMTVADVDGVKVAGLLFDAGTVNSPVLMEVGPAGSSANHSANPTSLHDVFFRVGGAAVGKATVSLRVNSSNVIGDHLWIWRGDHTYGVGWNVNTADTGLVVNGNDVTMYGLFVEHYQKYQTIWNGERGRTYFYQNEIPYDVPNQASWMNGSQQGYAAYKVADSVNTHEAWGLGSYCFFNANPSVVLGHSFEVPTKAGVRFHNMVTVSLGGGTGTIRNIINNAGATVNSANTEATLVNYP
- a CDS encoding acetate uptake transporter family protein produces the protein MSHMSRPAQPMRGHDGHDGHDGEFEFWRNHATISLQPVAAPSILGLFGFAAATFVVAANLAGWYGSSATPQFIFPFAAFLGGLAQFLAGMWAYRARDGLATAMHGIWGAFWLAYGLLFLLVALGVLTTPTPFVALGYWFVAMAAITWSGAFAALAVNLGLAAVLTALAAGATATAVGQIADSSAWRTTGAWLFIVSALIAWYVATAMMLEGTYRRVILPLGKRGGVNVPGREPRKSIQFVAGEPGIKVGQ
- the hemQ gene encoding hydrogen peroxide-dependent heme synthase, giving the protein MSAQDGTEAIAEAAAAAVEQTNAARLRELNESIRYTMWSVFRATGPLPADRERIAAEVEALLADLASKDVVVRGTYDVSALRADADVLIWWHAATPDALQEAYGLFRRTALGRQLAPVWSQMALHRPAEFNKSHVPAFLAGEAARDFVCVYPFVRSYEWYLLPDAERREMLAEHGKMARGYPDVRANTVASFALGDYEWMLAFEADELHRIVDLMRDLRASRARRHVREEVPFYTGRRRSVAELVASLP
- a CDS encoding HRDC domain-containing protein encodes the protein MTDEPPLRRRAAQSQAGNEPHSLPALAPEPETVGPDPTPGGPVPLLAPRDGTPEPVATPAALADVVARFAAGTGPVAVDAERASGYRYSQRAYLVQLRRAGAGTVLIDPLPLGDLRSLDEALADTEWVLHAASQDLACLADLGLRPRRLFDTELAARLAGFERVGLAALTEQLLGFTLEKHHSAADWSSRPLPESWLTYAALDVELLTELRDALADELERQDKAEWAAEEFAALVLWGAQPLRQRADPWRRTSGIHRVRGARAQARVRSMWYARDAIASRRDSAPGRVLPDAAIIAAAEMDPKDERTLLMLPGFGGRSVRRLARTWLEALSEARALPDDALPVSATVDGPPPPHRWAERDPTAAARLARCREVVTRIAGEHNLPPENLITPDSVRRLAWTPPDEVTEEVVAETLRGYGARNWQVTLITPDLTRALPEPA
- a CDS encoding S1C family serine protease — its product is MTSGYDPQPATGYEPVPDASVPGPRQPAAEVSGPAPGAGGQWHSAPGSSEVEHTGGARPGPLPPRMEPPRGGPGAPLAAPASTSGSAPVPGQPAHTAAAPAHAPTAPTTGYDPTAPTAPISAYDPTAPTSGYGQAPGYGYAPAPAGGYGPPSTSGYGTPNAALGYPPPPDAAPTPVVRRRLAWPGITALLLVLALAGVVGFQAYQIDRLDGRLGDADRRLAEAQRADADRLEGVEGRAKELENRAGQAFNPEAISSAVLPSVFRVRAGQFTGTAFAVGKPATNGGTNLFTNFHVVEELWNGGGRQVFLERTDQRFPATIVKVDKANDVAQLSTDGTFTGLVAAPEAVKSGQQIVVVGAPLGLEDSVTTGVVSAFRDNEDGPGKVIQFDAPINPGNSGGPVINAAKQVVGIATAKARDAEGIGLAVPIKTACDGFKIC
- the hemE gene encoding uroporphyrinogen decarboxylase; translation: MTTTIAGNTSQGGQSAPAGPADSPFVRACRRLPVPYTPVWFMRQAGRSLPEYRELRAGVAMLESCRRPELVREITLQPVRRHGVDAAVLFSDIVVPVAVAGVDLEIVPGTGPVVAQPVRDAADVDRIRPITADDLSFVDEAVRMLVADLGDTPLIGFAGAPFTLASYLIEGGPSRTHAKTKALMYGAPEVWHALCGRLAEITGEFLRVQVDAGASAVQLFDSWAGALSEADYRRFVLPHSAKVLAGLADTDIPRIHFGVGTAELLGAMGEAGADVVGVDWRTPLDAATVRIGPDKAIQGNLDPCVLFAPWPVIEAEVRRILAEGASAPGHVFNLGHGVLPETDPEVLTRVVALVHEASAR